A single region of the Triticum dicoccoides isolate Atlit2015 ecotype Zavitan chromosome 2B, WEW_v2.0, whole genome shotgun sequence genome encodes:
- the LOC119362356 gene encoding cyclic dof factor 1-like, producing the protein MELAGAAHPQPPESDVAPPRTPPQAPAEDSCKDTGDTRITEENSCTPPDLNLSQPNNSGLNSSSACENQTSNSDEMTEPESTLEAAKTKGDGSNKEKVLKKPDKILPCPRCNSMDTKFCYYNNYNIHQPRHFCRGCQRYWTAGGSMRNLPVGAGRRKSKSSGTNCNGILIPGSSLAAPGGDASVIPLPIKENQPAVLFGSDATLPNSMASLLRVEEQNKNSNPASTAHPRNGENQTCPPSAATSDNPRIESVKVAVGVHQNGITGDCNGVTPMPPIPCFPGPPFMYPWNPAWNGVPAMAAPVCPVPAEPANCSENGHGGNIQWNFPSMVPMPGFCGPPIPFPLMPPSVWPLVSPWPNGAWSAPWLGPGYSMSAAPPTSSSTCSDSGSPVLGKHPRDSDPQGGEKAEKSLWIPKTLRIDDPDEAAKSSIWTTLGIEPGERGMFRPFQPKSGGREQMSNAARVMQANPAAQSRFASFQEMT; encoded by the exons atggagctcgccggagccgcacACCCTCAGCCGCCGGAGTCCGACGTGGCGCCGCCCCGTACGCCCCCGCAGGCGCCGGCAGAG GATTCATGCAAAGATACAGGAGACACAAGGATCACTGAGGAAAATTCATGCACACCGCCTGACTTAAATCTTAGTCAACCAAATAATTCTGGCCTTAATAGTTCGAGTGCGTGTGAGAACCAGACATCCAACAGTGATGAGATGACTGAACCAGAATCCACACTGGAAGCAGCTAAGACCAAGGGTGATGGATCAAACAAAGAGAAGGTCCTAAAGAAGCCAGACAAGATTCTGCCATGTCCTCGGTGTAACAGCATGGACACAAAGTTCTGTTACTACAACAATTACAACATTCACCAACCAAGGCATTTTTGTAGGGGTTGTCAAAGGTATTGGACGGCAGGTGGAAGCATGAGAAACCTCCCTGTCGGTGCTGGTAGGCGCAAGAGTAAGAGCTCCGGTACAAACTGTAATGGTATATTGATTCCAGGAAGCAGTCTAGCCGCTCCTGGAGGTGATGCTTCTGTCATTCCATTGCCTATAAAGGAAAATCAACCAGCAGTTTTGTTTGGGTCTGATGCCACTCTACCTAACTCCATGGCTTCTTTGTTGAGAGTTGAAGAGCAGAATAAGAACAGCAACCCTGCCTCAACAGCACATCCCAGAAATGGTGAGAACCAGACCTGTCCACCTTCAGCAGCAACTTCTGATAATCCACGGATTGAGTCAGTTAAAGTAGCAGTTGGGGTACATCAAAATGGAATTACCGGGGATTGCAATGGCGTCACTCCCATGCCTCCTATACCCTGCTTTCCCGGTCCCCCTTTTATGTACCCATGGAATCCAGCATGGAATGGTGTTCCTGCCATGGCAGCACCAGTGTGCCCAGTCCCAGCTGAACCCGCAAATTGTTCAGAAAATGGCCATGGAGGTAATATTCAATGGAACTTTCCATCAATGGTACCGATGCCAGGATTCTGTGGCCCACCCATTCCTTTCCCTCTAATGCCGCCTTCCGTCTGGCCATTGGTTTCTCCCTGGCCAAATGGCGCATGGAGCGCGCCGTGGCTTGGACCTGGTTATAGCATGTCAGCAGCACCTCCCACAAGCAGTAGTACATGTTCAGATAGTGGTTCTCCAGTCCTTGGAAAACACCCGAGAGATTCTGATCCGCAAGGTGGTGAAAAGGCAGAAAAATCCTTGTGGATTCCGAAGACGCTTCGGATTGATGACCCCGACGAAGCTGCAAAGAGTTCGATCTGGACCACCCTCGGGATTGAACCCGGCGAGCGTGGCATGTTTAGACCGTTCCAGCCAAAATCTGGTGGCAGGGAGCAAATGTCTAACGCAGCCCGAGTCATGCAAGCGAACCCCGCGGCTCAATCCCGCTTTGCGTCCTTCCAGGAGATGACGTGA